In Pseudoxanthomonas indica, the following are encoded in one genomic region:
- a CDS encoding DUF7673 family protein, which yields MDRKEADAMERLIDIANQDTGQSSRVANFLLAWWNADSCGGFDLTDLWVVDQAIRSDMLTTLGLILKSHSYPDTLGYGAQFEKLISPWRPDLPVG from the coding sequence ATGGACCGCAAGGAAGCCGATGCAATGGAACGCCTCATCGACATTGCTAATCAGGACACTGGGCAGAGCAGCCGTGTCGCGAACTTCCTCCTGGCATGGTGGAACGCCGATTCCTGCGGTGGTTTTGATCTGACCGATCTGTGGGTTGTTGACCAGGCAATCCGCAGCGACATGCTCACAACGCTTGGCCTCATCCTGAAGTCGCATAGCTACCCGGACACGCTGGGATACGGCGCTCAGTTCGAGAAGCTTATTTCTCCCTGGCGGCCAGATCTCCCTGTTGGCTAG
- a CDS encoding tyrosine-type recombinase/integrase, translating to MSNSECKALLEQMPPDLRAFARVLCNVPLRPGALAHVNVEDINLATGEAVIRKDKAGAGRRFVVPKVVLELARAHSKNKLPRTPLFTRWDGMPWNKDSWKDGFKKAAAAAGLPANTSMYSLRHSAITDLATGGMDLMNLAHVAGTSLLMIQKHYGHLRADQAVAHMDRIAI from the coding sequence CTGAGCAACTCAGAATGCAAAGCTTTGCTGGAGCAGATGCCGCCCGACCTTCGAGCGTTTGCCCGCGTCCTCTGCAATGTCCCACTGAGGCCAGGAGCTCTAGCCCATGTCAATGTTGAAGACATCAACCTGGCCACAGGGGAAGCCGTCATTCGAAAAGACAAGGCTGGCGCGGGCCGGAGGTTCGTGGTCCCCAAGGTAGTGCTTGAGCTCGCAAGGGCGCACAGCAAGAACAAGCTTCCCCGAACTCCCCTGTTTACTCGTTGGGATGGAATGCCCTGGAACAAGGACTCTTGGAAGGACGGGTTCAAGAAGGCAGCCGCCGCAGCAGGGTTGCCCGCGAACACCAGCATGTACTCCTTACGCCATAGCGCTATCACCGATTTGGCAACGGGTGGCATGGACTTGATGAATCTCGCACATGTTGCTGGGACATCGCTGCTGATGATCCAGAAGCATTACGGCCACCTCAGGGCAGATCAAGCGGTGGCCCACATGGATCGCATTGCAATCTGA